One stretch of Saccharomonospora xinjiangensis XJ-54 DNA includes these proteins:
- the recG gene encoding ATP-dependent DNA helicase RecG, whose protein sequence is MAVLADRLTDVVGARTAAALASALDLHTVGDLLRHYPRRYAQRGELTDIAGLEIGEHVTVLARVESTTKKPMRSRKGSILEVTITDGSRRLSCAFFGNQTWRERELRPGRTGLFAGKVTAFRRSLQLANPEYELIESDVDDGVATAHDFLSRIIPVYPAAQGLPSWRISKAVHQTLEMLDREPDPLPGWLRREHGLVTLFEALHAIHRPRSDAELEGARTRLKWDEALAVQLVLARRRHSTGSGLAPACPPKSGGIAETFDERLPFRLTEGQREIGEALSADLAGEHPMNRLLQGEVGSGKTIVALRAMLQVVDAGRQAALLAPTEVLAAQHARSLRELLGDLAQAGELGGAERATRVTLLTGSLTARQRKQALLDAASGAAGIVVGTHALLGEHVSFADLAFVVIDEQHRFGVEQRDALRSRAGEDVSPHVLVMTATPIPRTVAMTVYGDLETSSLRQLPSGRSPISTTVVPSAEKPAWLDRAWQRLREEVAKGHQAYVVCPRIGDEPPSDKTERPPIAVLDLVPELENGPLAGLRVGVLHGRLPGDDKDAVMRAFAAGELDVLVATTVIEVGVNVPNATLMVIMDADRFGVSQLHQLRGRVGRGSVPGLCLLVTEALDGTSARARLAAVESTTDGFELSKLDLELRREGDILGAAQSGTRSGLKLLSLLRDEDVIARSRQVAQQVISADPDLADHPGLAALAADTIDDERAEYLEKT, encoded by the coding sequence ATGGCTGTACTGGCGGACCGGCTCACGGACGTCGTCGGCGCGCGGACGGCCGCCGCGCTGGCGTCCGCGCTCGACCTGCACACCGTCGGCGACCTGCTTCGGCACTACCCGCGCCGCTACGCGCAGCGTGGCGAGCTGACCGACATCGCGGGACTGGAGATCGGGGAGCACGTCACCGTGCTCGCGCGCGTCGAGAGCACCACGAAGAAACCGATGCGCTCCCGCAAGGGCTCGATCCTGGAGGTCACCATCACCGACGGCTCGCGCAGGCTGTCGTGTGCCTTCTTCGGCAACCAGACGTGGCGCGAACGCGAACTGCGGCCGGGAAGGACGGGACTGTTCGCGGGCAAGGTGACGGCGTTCCGGCGCTCGCTGCAACTGGCCAATCCCGAGTACGAGCTGATCGAGTCCGACGTGGACGACGGTGTGGCGACCGCCCACGACTTCCTCTCCCGCATCATTCCCGTGTACCCGGCGGCGCAGGGGTTGCCGTCGTGGCGCATCTCCAAGGCCGTGCACCAGACGCTGGAGATGCTCGATCGCGAACCCGATCCGCTTCCGGGGTGGCTGCGCCGCGAACACGGTCTCGTCACGTTGTTCGAGGCACTGCACGCGATCCACCGGCCCCGCAGCGACGCCGAACTGGAGGGCGCCCGCACGCGGCTCAAGTGGGACGAGGCGCTGGCCGTGCAGCTCGTGCTGGCGCGACGGCGGCACTCGACGGGCAGCGGGCTCGCGCCCGCATGCCCGCCGAAGTCCGGTGGCATCGCGGAGACCTTCGACGAGCGGCTGCCGTTCCGCCTCACCGAGGGGCAGCGCGAGATAGGGGAGGCACTCAGTGCCGACCTCGCCGGTGAGCACCCCATGAACCGCCTGTTGCAGGGCGAGGTCGGCAGCGGGAAGACCATCGTCGCGCTGAGAGCGATGTTGCAGGTAGTGGACGCGGGAAGGCAGGCGGCGCTGCTCGCGCCGACGGAGGTCCTCGCCGCCCAGCACGCGCGGTCGCTACGGGAGTTGCTGGGGGATCTCGCGCAGGCGGGCGAACTCGGCGGCGCGGAGCGAGCCACCCGTGTCACGCTGCTCACCGGCTCGCTCACGGCGCGGCAGCGCAAGCAGGCGTTGCTCGACGCGGCGAGCGGCGCGGCAGGCATCGTGGTGGGTACGCACGCTCTGCTCGGCGAGCACGTCTCCTTCGCCGACCTGGCTTTCGTGGTGATCGACGAGCAGCACCGGTTCGGCGTCGAGCAGCGGGACGCCCTGCGTTCGCGTGCGGGCGAGGACGTCAGCCCGCATGTTCTGGTGATGACGGCGACCCCCATTCCGAGGACCGTCGCCATGACCGTATACGGGGACCTCGAAACGTCGTCGCTGCGGCAGCTTCCCTCGGGACGCTCGCCGATCTCGACCACCGTGGTGCCCTCAGCCGAGAAACCCGCGTGGCTCGACAGGGCGTGGCAGCGGCTGCGCGAGGAGGTCGCCAAGGGCCACCAGGCGTACGTCGTGTGCCCGCGCATCGGTGACGAGCCGCCGTCGGACAAGACAGAGCGGCCGCCCATCGCCGTATTGGATCTCGTCCCTGAGTTGGAGAACGGGCCGCTGGCGGGTCTTCGCGTCGGAGTGCTCCACGGGAGGCTTCCCGGCGACGACAAGGACGCCGTGATGCGCGCCTTCGCCGCCGGTGAACTCGACGTGCTCGTCGCGACGACCGTGATCGAGGTCGGTGTCAACGTCCCCAACGCCACGCTGATGGTGATCATGGACGCCGATCGTTTCGGGGTGAGCCAGTTGCACCAGCTCAGGGGAAGGGTCGGGCGCGGCTCCGTTCCGGGCCTGTGCCTGCTGGTCACCGAAGCCCTCGACGGGACGTCCGCGCGCGCCCGCCTCGCCGCGGTGGAGTCCACCACCGACGGGTTCGAGTTGTCGAAGCTCGACCTCGAACTGCGCAGGGAGGGCGACATCCTCGGCGCGGCCCAGTCGGGCACGCGATCGGGACTGAAGTTGCTGTCGTTGCTGCGGGACGAGGACGTGATCGCGCGGTCGCGCCAGGTGGCACAGCAGGTGATCTCGGCCGACCCGGATCTTGCCGACCATCCCGGCCTCGCCGCGCTCGCCGCCGACACGATCGACGACGAACGCGCGGAGTACCTGGAGAAGACCTGA
- a CDS encoding DAK2 domain-containing protein: MRASGASDVALDADAVRRWIDVCLRDLRALRADIDDINVFPVADSDTGSNLLHTMIAARDGLDGLTADAAGSAGAALTAVADAAVRSAKGNSGVILSQVLRGMASSALGAPELGGAALANALKAADVAATRAVARPVAGTMLSVLHATSAALDGHAASGGGAFACSAAEVAELAAKTAAEALANTPNQLAALAVAGVVDAGGRGLVVVLDALVEALTGVRTTVPVCAASHAHAGDDRPSRAWEVMYLLTVSGPATAADGLPELRRVLSALGDSVTVAEAGDGEYAIHVHCADIGAVLEAGLAHGRPHGVRVEPLLTPKPVDHPVTAADRAVVAVVHGEALARLVEAEGIPVLAIGAGGEPSTEDLLTLVTTTAATHVTVVPGGVRLTAAAERVTGHPMLEGRDVVVVPCASPVQVLAALAVHDPERRAGADVVAMAEAAAATRRGEVVVAAEDAITWVGRAAAGDVVGLIDGEVVLIEPGGAEGSLERAATGVLDRMLAVGGELVTVLAGEEAPGTITDVLAGHLRAERPDVELVCYPGGQTDAVLLMGVE; the protein is encoded by the coding sequence GTGCGGGCCTCGGGAGCTTCGGACGTTGCTCTGGACGCGGACGCCGTACGGCGGTGGATCGACGTCTGTCTGCGCGACCTGCGCGCGCTGCGGGCCGACATCGACGACATCAACGTCTTCCCTGTGGCCGACTCCGACACGGGCTCGAACCTGCTGCACACGATGATCGCGGCGCGGGACGGGCTGGACGGATTGACGGCGGACGCCGCGGGAAGCGCCGGCGCCGCGTTGACCGCGGTGGCCGACGCGGCGGTGCGGTCGGCGAAAGGCAATTCCGGCGTCATCCTGTCGCAGGTGCTGCGCGGCATGGCCTCCTCGGCCCTCGGTGCCCCGGAACTCGGAGGGGCGGCCCTCGCCAATGCGCTGAAGGCCGCCGACGTGGCGGCCACGCGAGCGGTGGCCCGGCCTGTGGCCGGAACGATGCTGAGCGTGTTGCACGCCACCTCCGCCGCGCTGGACGGCCATGCCGCCTCGGGCGGGGGTGCGTTCGCCTGCTCGGCGGCCGAGGTGGCCGAGCTGGCGGCCAAGACGGCTGCCGAGGCGCTCGCGAACACCCCGAACCAGCTCGCCGCCCTCGCCGTCGCCGGGGTGGTGGACGCGGGGGGCCGGGGTCTTGTGGTTGTGCTCGACGCGCTCGTCGAGGCGCTGACGGGTGTGCGCACCACCGTGCCGGTGTGTGCCGCCAGCCACGCGCATGCCGGTGACGACCGGCCTTCGCGGGCGTGGGAGGTGATGTACCTGCTCACCGTGTCAGGCCCCGCGACCGCCGCCGATGGGCTGCCGGAACTGCGCAGAGTGCTGTCGGCGCTCGGGGACAGCGTGACGGTGGCCGAGGCCGGTGACGGCGAGTACGCCATCCACGTCCACTGCGCCGACATCGGTGCCGTGCTGGAGGCAGGACTCGCCCACGGCAGGCCGCACGGGGTCCGCGTCGAACCTCTCCTGACGCCGAAACCCGTGGACCACCCGGTGACGGCGGCCGACCGCGCGGTGGTGGCCGTGGTGCACGGTGAGGCGCTGGCCCGGCTCGTCGAGGCGGAGGGAATCCCGGTGCTCGCGATCGGGGCCGGCGGTGAGCCGAGTACCGAGGACCTGCTCACGCTCGTGACCACGACGGCGGCCACGCACGTGACCGTGGTGCCGGGCGGGGTCCGCCTGACGGCCGCGGCCGAGCGGGTCACCGGGCATCCGATGCTGGAGGGCAGAGACGTTGTCGTGGTGCCGTGTGCCTCGCCGGTGCAGGTGCTGGCCGCGCTCGCGGTCCACGATCCGGAGCGCAGGGCGGGCGCCGACGTCGTCGCCATGGCGGAGGCGGCTGCCGCCACGCGAAGGGGCGAGGTGGTGGTCGCGGCCGAGGACGCCATCACGTGGGTCGGCAGGGCGGCCGCGGGCGACGTCGTGGGACTCATCGACGGCGAGGTGGTGCTCATCGAGCCCGGAGGTGCCGAGGGGAGTCTCGAACGCGCGGCCACGGGCGTTCTCGACCGCATGCTCGCCGTGGGAGGTGAGCTGGTCACGGTCCTGGCAGGCGAGGAAGCGCCCGGCACGATCACCGATGTCCTCGCCGGACACCTGCGCGCCGAACGGCCCGATGTCGAACTCGTGTGCTATCCCGGTGGGCAGACCGATGCGGTACTGCTGATGGGTGTGGAGTGA